A single region of the Arthrobacter sp. zg-Y820 genome encodes:
- the treZ gene encoding malto-oligosyltrehalose trehalohydrolase, producing MRTNFEVWAPKAGTMTLLADGRHLSMTRGENGWWHAQHAELTEDIDYGYLINDAETPVPDPRSRRQPEGVHALSRTFDPDLYQWHDAGWVSPGLDGSAIYEMHVGTFTPEGTLDAAIGRLDYLVDLGVRFVELLPVNAFNGTHNWGYDGVLWYAVQETYGGPEAYQRFVDAAHQAGLGVIQDVVYNHLGPSGNYLPMFGPYLTEGKSNTWGDSVNLDGPLSDAVREYIVDNVLMWFRDYHVDGLRLDAVHALHDERAVHILEEMAAATDECAEALGKPLFLIAESDLNNPRLITPRNINGYGLAGQWSDDFHHAAHTNLTGENGGYYEDFDSVGALAKVLQEGFFHNGTFSTFRERGHGRPLDKETVTARQLVTAIQNHDQIGNRAAGDRLSAALGYEQLALGAVLSLASPFTPMLFMGEEFGASTPWQFFTSHPEPELGKATAEGRLKEFERMGWDPATVPNPQDPTTFTNSKLDWSEAEEGDHGRLLDLYRRLLKLRRETPDLMDPDLRNVRVDFDEEERWLVMQRGSTAVALNFADTPREVPLPFAAPAKVLLETAPSRMDGGTVQLPAYGAAVLASE from the coding sequence ATGAGGACCAACTTCGAGGTGTGGGCGCCCAAGGCCGGCACCATGACGCTGCTGGCCGACGGCCGGCACCTGTCGATGACCCGCGGCGAGAACGGCTGGTGGCACGCCCAGCACGCCGAACTCACCGAGGACATCGACTACGGCTACCTCATAAACGACGCCGAGACGCCGGTGCCGGATCCCCGGTCCCGGCGGCAGCCCGAGGGCGTGCACGCACTTTCGCGCACCTTCGATCCGGATCTGTACCAGTGGCATGACGCCGGCTGGGTCTCCCCGGGGCTCGACGGCAGCGCGATCTACGAAATGCACGTGGGCACCTTCACCCCCGAAGGCACGCTGGACGCGGCGATCGGCCGGCTGGACTATCTGGTGGACCTGGGTGTCCGCTTTGTCGAACTGCTGCCCGTCAATGCGTTCAACGGAACCCACAACTGGGGTTATGACGGCGTGCTCTGGTACGCCGTGCAGGAAACCTACGGCGGGCCCGAGGCCTACCAGCGGTTCGTGGACGCGGCTCACCAGGCCGGACTCGGCGTCATCCAGGACGTGGTCTACAACCACCTTGGACCCAGCGGCAATTACCTGCCGATGTTCGGCCCCTACCTCACCGAGGGAAAGTCGAACACCTGGGGGGACTCGGTCAACCTGGACGGTCCGCTCTCCGATGCCGTCCGCGAGTACATCGTGGACAACGTCCTGATGTGGTTCCGCGACTACCACGTGGACGGGCTGCGCCTGGATGCGGTGCACGCACTGCACGACGAACGCGCCGTGCACATCCTCGAAGAGATGGCCGCGGCAACGGATGAGTGCGCCGAAGCCCTGGGCAAGCCGCTGTTTTTGATCGCGGAGTCGGACCTGAACAACCCCCGGCTCATTACCCCTCGGAACATCAACGGCTACGGCCTTGCGGGCCAGTGGTCCGATGACTTCCACCATGCCGCCCACACCAACCTCACCGGTGAAAACGGCGGCTACTACGAGGACTTCGACTCGGTTGGTGCGTTGGCGAAGGTCCTGCAGGAAGGGTTCTTCCACAACGGAACGTTCTCGACCTTCAGGGAACGCGGCCACGGCCGTCCGCTGGACAAGGAGACGGTGACCGCACGCCAGCTGGTCACCGCCATCCAGAACCACGACCAGATCGGCAACCGGGCAGCCGGTGACCGGCTGAGCGCCGCCCTGGGGTACGAGCAGCTCGCCCTCGGCGCTGTGCTCAGCCTGGCGTCGCCGTTTACCCCCATGCTGTTCATGGGCGAGGAGTTCGGGGCGTCCACGCCCTGGCAGTTCTTCACGTCCCATCCGGAACCCGAGCTGGGGAAGGCCACGGCCGAGGGCCGCCTGAAGGAATTCGAGCGGATGGGCTGGGATCCGGCCACGGTTCCGAATCCCCAGGATCCGACGACCTTCACCAACTCCAAGCTGGACTGGTCCGAGGCGGAAGAGGGGGACCACGGACGGCTGCTGGACCTGTACCGCAGGCTCCTGAAGCTGCGCCGGGAAACCCCCGACCTGATGGATCCGGACCTGCGCAACGTCCGGGTGGACTTTGACGAAGAGGAACGCTGGCTGGTGATGCAGCGCGGTTCCACGGCGGTGGCGCTGAACTTTGCCGACACCCCGCGGGAGGTCCCGCTGCCGTTCGCCGCGCCGGCCAAGGTGCTGCTCGAGACCGCGCCGTCCCGGATGGACGGCGGCACCGTTCAGCTGCCCGCTTACGGGGCCGCTGTCCTGGCGTCGGAGTAG
- the treY gene encoding malto-oligosyltrehalose synthase produces MRTPLSTYRLQIRPSFTLFDAADLVPYLADLGVDWVYLSPILTAEEGSDHGYDVTDPSAVDPARGGPEGLKALSDAAHAAGLGVLVDIVPNHMGIATPHRNPWWWSVLKEGRGSRYAEAFDIDWDAANGKLRLPVLGDGPNELAELKLADGELHYYDHRFPVAEGTAAEGDSAQDVHARQSYELVNWRRADNELNYRRFFGVNTLAGLRVEEPWVFDESHAEIRRWFDEGLVDGLRIDHPDGLADPKGYLTRLREITRGAYILVEKILEPGEKLAADWETEGTTGYDALADIDRLFVDPAGNDKLTALVPMEPYAQMIHGTKRVIADNLLHSEVQRLVRLLPADSGLDPETAADALAELLACFPVYRSYLPEGAGYLTDALIAAKVHRPDLAAALDILHSLLNPLADADSAEAVSLSRLGELAVRFQQTSGMVMAKGVEDTAFYRYSRLTSLNEVGADPAHFSVAPGEMHARLIRRQLEQPAAMTALTTHDTKRSEDTRARISVLAEIPDEWREAFTRLDALAPMNDAPMANLLWQTFVGAWPLSRERAHAYAEKASREASSSTTWTAPNAEFEERMHAAIDAAFDDPGVNSVITALVERIREAGYSNSLSAKLLQLTMPGVPDVYQGTEFWDRSLVDPDNRRQVDFARRREVAAAFAAADAGAPALDEDAAAKLLVTTRALQLKHGRPELFTGYVPVAAEGPAAEYLFGFDRGGAVTLVTRLPLGLQRSGGWQDTAVVLAAGTYRDVISGKTHESGGRLAAADLFGTYPVALLVREDGE; encoded by the coding sequence ATGAGGACACCGCTCTCCACCTACCGGCTCCAGATCCGCCCGTCATTCACCCTCTTCGACGCCGCGGATCTGGTTCCGTACCTGGCGGACCTCGGCGTGGACTGGGTGTATCTCTCACCCATCCTCACCGCCGAGGAAGGCTCGGACCACGGCTACGACGTCACTGACCCGTCCGCCGTCGACCCCGCCCGCGGCGGCCCCGAGGGACTCAAGGCCCTCTCCGACGCCGCCCATGCCGCCGGCCTGGGCGTGCTGGTCGATATTGTTCCCAACCACATGGGCATCGCAACGCCCCACCGGAACCCGTGGTGGTGGTCAGTGCTGAAGGAGGGACGCGGCTCGCGGTACGCCGAAGCCTTCGACATCGACTGGGACGCGGCAAACGGCAAGCTCCGGCTGCCCGTCCTGGGCGACGGACCCAACGAGTTGGCGGAACTGAAGCTGGCCGACGGCGAACTGCACTACTACGACCACCGGTTCCCGGTGGCCGAAGGCACCGCAGCGGAAGGGGACAGCGCGCAGGACGTGCACGCCCGCCAGTCCTACGAACTGGTGAACTGGCGCCGCGCCGACAACGAGCTGAACTACCGCCGGTTCTTCGGGGTCAACACCCTGGCCGGCCTCCGGGTGGAGGAACCGTGGGTCTTTGACGAATCGCACGCCGAAATTCGGCGCTGGTTCGACGAAGGACTCGTGGACGGCCTGCGCATCGACCATCCGGACGGTCTCGCCGATCCCAAGGGCTACCTGACCCGGCTGCGCGAGATCACCCGCGGCGCGTACATCCTGGTGGAAAAGATCCTGGAACCGGGCGAAAAACTCGCGGCGGACTGGGAAACCGAAGGCACCACCGGCTACGACGCGCTGGCCGACATCGACCGGCTCTTCGTGGACCCCGCGGGCAATGACAAGCTCACCGCACTGGTGCCGATGGAACCGTACGCACAGATGATCCACGGCACCAAGCGGGTCATCGCGGACAACCTGCTGCACTCCGAGGTGCAGCGCCTCGTGCGCCTGCTCCCGGCGGACAGCGGCTTGGACCCGGAAACGGCTGCAGATGCGCTCGCGGAGCTGCTGGCCTGCTTCCCGGTTTACCGCAGCTACCTGCCTGAAGGCGCCGGGTACCTGACCGATGCCTTGATTGCCGCGAAGGTCCACCGCCCGGATCTCGCGGCAGCGCTGGACATCCTGCATTCGCTGTTGAACCCGCTGGCGGACGCAGACAGCGCTGAAGCGGTCTCCCTTTCCCGTCTGGGGGAGCTGGCCGTGCGATTCCAGCAGACCTCCGGCATGGTGATGGCCAAGGGCGTCGAGGACACGGCGTTCTACCGTTACTCCCGCCTGACGTCCCTGAACGAGGTTGGGGCCGACCCGGCGCACTTCTCCGTGGCGCCGGGTGAAATGCATGCACGCCTGATCCGCCGGCAACTGGAACAGCCGGCAGCCATGACGGCCCTGACCACGCACGACACCAAGCGCAGCGAAGACACCCGCGCCCGGATCTCCGTGCTTGCGGAAATCCCGGACGAGTGGCGCGAGGCGTTCACGCGCCTCGACGCCCTGGCTCCGATGAATGACGCGCCGATGGCGAACCTGCTGTGGCAGACCTTCGTCGGTGCCTGGCCGCTGAGCCGGGAACGCGCACACGCCTACGCCGAGAAGGCCTCACGGGAAGCGTCCAGCAGCACCACCTGGACGGCTCCCAACGCGGAATTCGAGGAACGGATGCACGCGGCCATCGATGCAGCGTTCGACGATCCGGGCGTCAACTCGGTGATCACCGCACTGGTGGAACGCATCCGCGAGGCGGGGTACAGCAACTCGCTCTCCGCCAAGCTCCTGCAGCTGACCATGCCCGGTGTGCCCGACGTCTATCAGGGCACTGAATTCTGGGACCGCTCGCTCGTGGACCCGGATAACCGCCGCCAGGTGGACTTTGCCCGCCGCCGCGAGGTCGCGGCGGCGTTCGCCGCTGCCGACGCCGGTGCCCCCGCACTGGACGAGGACGCGGCAGCGAAGCTGCTGGTCACCACCCGGGCGCTGCAGCTCAAGCACGGCCGGCCCGAGCTGTTCACGGGGTACGTTCCCGTGGCGGCGGAAGGGCCTGCGGCAGAGTACCTCTTCGGGTTCGACCGCGGCGGCGCCGTAACACTCGTGACCCGTCTGCCGCTGGGACTTCAGCGCTCCGGCGGCTGGCAGGACACCGCCGTCGTCCTGGCAGCTGGCACCTACCGCGACGTGATCAGCGGAAAAACACACGAAAGCGGCGGCCGGCTGGCGGCTGCCGATCTGTTCGGCACCTATCCGGTGGCGCTGCTGGTTCGGGAGGACGGCGAATGA
- the mgrA gene encoding L-glyceraldehyde 3-phosphate reductase gives MTYIAADNRYDSMPYRRVGRSGLHLPAVSLGLWHNFGDDKNFETQRAILRRAFDLGVTHFDLANNYGPPYGAAETNFGRHFKDDFRPYRDELVISSKAGYDMWPGPYGNWGSRKYLLASLDQSLDRMGLDYVDIFYSHRPDPETPLEETMGALDTAVRSGRALYAGISSYSPEKTLEAARILREMGTPLLIHQPSYSMLNRWVEQGDPNLFAALDEAGAGSIAFSPLAQGLLTSKYLNGVPEDSRAAAGKSLEKSQLSEDNLRRVRALDGLAQARGQSLAQMAIAWVLRPQAGGGAVTSALVGASSVQQLEDSLAAVTNLSFTPEELAAIDTYAVDSGINLWASALDA, from the coding sequence ATGACATACATTGCCGCGGACAACCGCTACGATTCCATGCCCTACCGCAGAGTCGGCCGCAGCGGGCTGCACCTTCCCGCCGTGTCCCTCGGCCTGTGGCACAACTTCGGCGACGACAAGAATTTCGAAACCCAGCGTGCCATCCTGCGCCGGGCCTTTGACCTGGGCGTCACCCACTTCGATCTGGCCAACAACTACGGGCCGCCCTACGGTGCGGCCGAAACCAACTTCGGCCGGCACTTCAAGGACGACTTCCGGCCGTACCGGGATGAGCTGGTCATCTCCTCCAAGGCCGGTTACGACATGTGGCCCGGACCCTACGGGAACTGGGGATCACGCAAGTACCTCCTGGCCAGCCTGGACCAGTCCCTGGACCGCATGGGCCTGGACTACGTCGACATCTTCTACAGCCACCGCCCCGATCCCGAGACCCCGCTGGAAGAAACCATGGGCGCCCTGGATACCGCCGTGCGCTCCGGCCGGGCCCTGTACGCAGGCATCTCCTCCTACTCGCCGGAAAAGACGCTGGAGGCTGCCCGCATCCTGCGCGAGATGGGCACTCCGCTGCTGATTCATCAGCCCTCGTATTCAATGCTGAACCGGTGGGTCGAGCAGGGGGACCCGAACCTGTTCGCGGCACTGGATGAGGCCGGCGCCGGCTCCATCGCCTTCTCGCCGCTGGCCCAGGGGCTGCTGACCAGCAAGTACCTCAACGGGGTGCCTGAAGACTCCCGTGCAGCCGCCGGCAAGTCGCTGGAAAAGTCCCAGCTGTCCGAGGACAACCTCCGGCGGGTGCGGGCGCTGGACGGCCTGGCGCAGGCCCGCGGCCAGAGCCTGGCGCAGATGGCCATCGCCTGGGTGCTGCGTCCGCAGGCCGGCGGCGGCGCCGTCACCTCCGCGCTGGTGGGCGCGTCCAGCGTGCAGCAGCTTGAAGACAGCCTGGCCGCAGTGACCAACCTGAGCTTCACCCCCGAGGAGCTGGCCGCCATCGACACGTATGCGGTGGACTCCGGCATCAATCTGTGGGCCTCGGCGCTGGACGCCTGA
- the glgX gene encoding glycogen debranching protein GlgX, producing the protein MEVWPGEAYPLGATYDGNGTNFALYSEVADSVTLCLFDDEGNEECVRLTEVDGYVWHCYLPQVLPGQKYGYRVDGPSDTEHGNRCNPNKLLLDPYAKAVSGEIDWDQALFGYNFGDENSRNDEDSAPHMMMGVVINPFFDWDGDRKPKIPYHRSVIYEAHVKGLTELHPDVPEEQRGTYAGVAHPSVIAHLQKLGVTAIELMPVHQFVNDSTLQEKGLSNYWGYNTIGFFAPQNTYSATGDAGQQVQEFKAMVRALHLAGIEVILDVVYNHTAEGNHLGPTLSFRGIDNQAYYRLMDDDKRYYMDYTGTGNSLNVGNPHSLQLLMDSLRYWVTEMHVDGFRFDLASTLAREFYDVDKLSTFFELVQQDPVVSQVKLIAEPWDIGPGGYQVGNFPPQWTEWNGKYRDTVRDFWRGEPSTLGEFASRITGSADLYESSARRPVASINFVTAHDGFTLHDLVSYNEKHNEANGEDNNDGESHNRSWNCGAEGPTDDPAVLSLRARQQRNFLATLLLSQGVPMIAHGDELGRTQQGNNNTYAQDSELSWINWETMDTPLMEFTAAVNTLRAEHPTFRRRRFFDGRPVRRGEGEALPDIVWLTEDGTPMSPDDWDTPVSRSLGVFLNGQGISGKDARGQRITDLNFLLYFNAHDEDVKVTVPAKEYAPMWDEVIDTAGEYADSAPIPADGQFTVAAKSMVVLRAHEEEEEHDHSVAASLAALAGSKAHSNEVDG; encoded by the coding sequence ATGGAAGTTTGGCCGGGAGAAGCTTATCCGCTGGGCGCGACCTACGACGGAAACGGCACTAACTTTGCGCTCTACAGCGAGGTTGCCGACTCTGTCACGCTGTGCCTGTTCGACGACGAGGGCAACGAAGAGTGTGTGCGCCTGACCGAGGTGGACGGCTATGTGTGGCACTGCTACCTGCCCCAGGTTCTGCCCGGGCAGAAATACGGATACCGGGTTGACGGCCCGTCCGACACCGAACACGGCAACCGCTGCAACCCCAACAAGCTGCTGCTGGACCCCTATGCCAAGGCGGTCTCCGGCGAGATCGACTGGGACCAGGCGCTGTTCGGCTACAACTTCGGCGACGAGAACTCACGCAATGACGAGGACTCCGCCCCGCACATGATGATGGGTGTTGTCATCAACCCGTTCTTCGACTGGGACGGCGACCGCAAGCCCAAGATTCCGTACCACCGCTCGGTGATTTACGAGGCCCACGTCAAGGGCCTCACGGAGCTGCATCCCGACGTCCCCGAGGAACAGCGCGGCACCTATGCCGGCGTCGCGCACCCTTCGGTCATCGCACACCTGCAGAAGCTGGGCGTCACAGCCATTGAGCTGATGCCCGTGCACCAGTTCGTCAACGACTCCACGCTGCAGGAGAAGGGCCTGTCCAACTACTGGGGCTACAACACCATCGGCTTCTTCGCCCCGCAGAACACCTACAGCGCCACCGGCGATGCGGGCCAGCAGGTCCAGGAGTTCAAGGCGATGGTGCGCGCACTGCACCTGGCCGGCATTGAAGTGATCCTGGACGTCGTCTACAACCACACGGCCGAGGGCAACCACTTGGGCCCCACGCTGTCCTTCCGCGGCATCGACAACCAGGCCTACTACCGGCTGATGGATGACGACAAGCGGTACTACATGGACTACACCGGCACCGGCAACTCCCTGAACGTGGGCAACCCGCATTCACTGCAGCTGCTCATGGATTCCCTGCGCTACTGGGTCACCGAGATGCACGTGGACGGTTTCCGCTTCGACCTGGCCTCCACGCTGGCACGTGAGTTCTACGACGTCGACAAGCTCTCCACCTTCTTCGAACTGGTCCAGCAGGATCCCGTGGTTTCCCAGGTGAAGCTGATTGCCGAGCCCTGGGACATTGGCCCCGGCGGTTACCAGGTGGGCAACTTCCCGCCGCAGTGGACCGAATGGAACGGCAAGTACCGCGACACCGTGCGCGACTTCTGGCGCGGAGAGCCGTCCACCCTGGGGGAGTTCGCTTCCCGCATCACCGGTTCCGCTGACCTGTATGAGTCCTCGGCCCGCCGCCCGGTGGCCTCGATCAACTTCGTCACCGCCCACGACGGTTTCACGCTGCATGACCTGGTGTCCTACAACGAGAAGCACAACGAAGCCAACGGCGAAGACAACAACGACGGCGAATCCCACAACCGGTCCTGGAACTGCGGCGCTGAGGGCCCCACCGACGATCCGGCGGTGCTCTCGCTGCGCGCGCGCCAGCAGCGGAATTTCCTGGCCACCCTGCTGCTCTCGCAGGGCGTGCCCATGATTGCCCACGGCGACGAACTGGGACGCACCCAGCAGGGCAACAACAACACCTATGCGCAGGACTCCGAGTTGAGCTGGATCAACTGGGAGACGATGGACACGCCGCTGATGGAATTCACCGCAGCCGTCAACACGCTGCGGGCCGAACATCCCACGTTCCGCCGCCGCCGCTTCTTCGACGGCCGGCCCGTGCGCCGCGGCGAGGGCGAGGCGCTGCCGGACATCGTCTGGCTCACCGAGGACGGCACGCCCATGTCCCCGGACGACTGGGACACCCCGGTCAGCCGGTCCCTGGGCGTGTTCCTCAACGGGCAGGGCATTTCCGGCAAGGACGCCCGCGGACAGCGGATCACTGACCTGAACTTCCTGCTGTACTTCAACGCCCATGACGAGGACGTCAAAGTGACGGTCCCCGCCAAGGAATACGCACCTATGTGGGACGAGGTCATCGACACGGCGGGGGAGTACGCCGACTCGGCCCCGATTCCCGCCGACGGCCAGTTCACCGTCGCCGCCAAGTCCATGGTGGTGCTGCGCGCCCATGAGGAGGAAGAGGAGCACGACCACTCAGTGGCCGCGTCCCTCGCAGCATTGGCGGGGTCCAAGGCCCACAGCAACGAGGTGGACGGATGA
- a CDS encoding NAD(P)H-hydrate epimerase, whose amino-acid sequence MIRAYSGTAVRAAEQPLLAAGFGPELMQRAAYGLYAAAVRELLDRCGSVYGTRVCVLAGAGNNGGDALYAGARLARRGAGTTAVLTAPTAHPEALAEFRRQGGRVLALSAGVEEAAGICAAADLVIDGILGTGGRGGLRGPAAELARKLPDPGTGPKPPLIIACDLPSGVDADTGEADGEHLAADLTVTFGAVKTGLMAGPGAVAAGRIEYVDIGLAAFAAPELLRLEPADLAGLLSAPRKTDHKYTRGVLGIAAGSATYPGAAVLATGAALAAGVGMIRYLGPEPVGRLINAVHPEAVCGTGSVPDTHVQAWLAGPGAGADEDQRRRALDAMASGLPAVVDADAVAWAEPGLGPQVILTPHAGELTALLTRLGEPVPRKQVEADPLRSARRAAELTGATVLLKGWATITAAPTGETFSQAEATPWLAAAGSGDTLSGILGALLATDRAGRADERPPPGHYAALAAAAASIHGRAGTLAAASGPVAPSALPAAVRTVIGDLSPAQPAGLGTPVRGRPRRVVKRAV is encoded by the coding sequence ATGATTCGTGCGTACTCCGGCACCGCTGTGCGGGCCGCGGAACAACCCTTGCTCGCCGCCGGCTTCGGCCCGGAACTGATGCAGCGGGCAGCGTACGGATTGTACGCCGCCGCCGTCCGCGAGTTGCTGGACCGCTGCGGGTCCGTCTACGGAACACGCGTGTGCGTGCTGGCCGGCGCCGGCAACAACGGCGGCGACGCCCTGTACGCCGGAGCCCGGCTGGCCCGCCGCGGCGCCGGGACCACAGCGGTCCTCACGGCTCCGACGGCACATCCGGAAGCCCTGGCCGAATTCCGGCGGCAGGGCGGCCGCGTGCTCGCCCTCTCCGCCGGCGTCGAGGAGGCCGCAGGGATCTGTGCGGCAGCAGACCTGGTCATCGACGGCATCCTGGGAACCGGCGGCAGGGGCGGGCTGCGCGGACCGGCTGCCGAACTGGCCCGGAAACTCCCGGACCCGGGCACCGGCCCGAAACCGCCGCTGATCATCGCCTGCGACCTGCCCAGCGGCGTGGACGCGGACACCGGGGAAGCCGACGGCGAGCACCTTGCCGCGGACCTGACAGTCACCTTCGGGGCCGTCAAGACCGGCCTGATGGCCGGTCCCGGCGCGGTTGCGGCCGGCCGGATCGAGTACGTGGACATCGGGCTGGCGGCCTTTGCCGCCCCGGAACTGCTGCGGCTGGAACCGGCCGACCTGGCCGGTCTGCTGTCCGCCCCCCGGAAAACCGATCACAAGTACACCCGTGGCGTGTTGGGCATCGCTGCCGGCTCCGCCACCTATCCCGGCGCCGCTGTCCTGGCCACCGGAGCAGCACTGGCCGCCGGCGTCGGCATGATCCGCTACTTGGGGCCGGAACCGGTCGGCCGCCTCATCAACGCCGTTCATCCCGAAGCCGTCTGCGGCACCGGCAGCGTCCCGGACACCCATGTCCAGGCCTGGCTCGCCGGACCGGGAGCCGGAGCCGATGAAGACCAGCGCCGGCGCGCCCTGGACGCCATGGCGTCAGGGCTTCCCGCCGTCGTCGACGCCGATGCCGTGGCCTGGGCGGAGCCGGGCCTCGGACCGCAGGTGATCCTGACCCCGCACGCCGGCGAACTCACCGCCCTCCTCACCAGGCTTGGGGAGCCCGTTCCCCGGAAGCAGGTGGAGGCGGATCCGCTTCGCTCCGCCCGGCGCGCCGCCGAACTGACGGGGGCCACCGTCCTGCTCAAGGGCTGGGCCACGATCACTGCAGCCCCCACCGGTGAGACCTTCAGCCAAGCCGAAGCGACACCGTGGCTGGCGGCAGCCGGCAGCGGCGACACCCTCTCCGGCATCCTGGGGGCGCTGCTCGCGACGGACCGCGCGGGCCGGGCCGACGAACGGCCCCCGCCGGGGCATTATGCGGCTCTTGCCGCTGCTGCCGCGAGCATTCACGGCCGGGCGGGAACCCTCGCCGCCGCGTCCGGGCCGGTGGCACCCTCAGCCCTGCCGGCCGCCGTCCGAACCGTGATCGGGGACCTTTCCCCCGCTCAGCCGGCAGGTTTGGGCACTCCGGTCCGGGGCCGCCCGCGGAGGGTAGTAAAGCGGGCTGTTTAA
- a CDS encoding holo-ACP synthase, translated as MIIGIGVDVVDVPRFGRQLERTPGLRARLFVPAERELNLRSLAARFAAKEAVAKALGAPAGMNWQDCQVDLDAAGAPSVSVRGTVAAAAEAKGVRTWHLSLSHDGDVATAMVVAEG; from the coding sequence GTGATCATCGGCATTGGCGTGGATGTGGTGGACGTGCCGCGCTTTGGACGCCAGCTGGAGCGGACGCCGGGCCTGCGGGCCCGGCTGTTCGTACCGGCCGAACGTGAGCTGAACCTGCGGTCCCTTGCGGCCCGGTTTGCCGCGAAGGAAGCGGTCGCCAAGGCCCTCGGCGCTCCGGCCGGCATGAACTGGCAGGACTGCCAGGTGGACCTCGATGCCGCCGGCGCCCCCAGCGTCAGCGTTCGGGGCACGGTGGCCGCGGCCGCCGAAGCCAAGGGCGTGCGCACCTGGCACCTCTCGCTCAGCCACGACGGCGACGTCGCGACTGCCATGGTGGTAGCCGAGGGTTAG